The following DNA comes from Silurus meridionalis isolate SWU-2019-XX chromosome 14, ASM1480568v1, whole genome shotgun sequence.
TAATTTTCTCCTTATAGAAAAATCTGATATGCTGCTTTCATTTCCTGAGTtggtgaaaatgaaagaagtgACTTGTAAAAAGAATGACCCAGAAAAAAACCCTGCCAATGTCCTAACGGTTTTCTTGAGAGTGCAAATGCCAGCATGATGGTCGCTGCAAAAGCATGCAAGCATGTGatcatttgaagaaaaaaatgatcagACAGGGTTCTTACAGGAAGTGGCTGTAcccaacagtaaaaaaaaaaaaaaagattattctTTCGAAATGCAGAATGTAGCTGACATGAAATATTCAGCAAACCTACAGGGGACTATGTGTGCTACCAAACAGCTTGACTGTCATTGGTAAAATGTATAATGCTGAAATGGCTACCTGCCTTCCGGACCAAAGCATGCAAAATTAAATGTGCAGTTCCTGAAGTGATTTATGTGATAGTTAAAGTAATAGCAGTCCTTGGTAGTTAACCTTTGACATTCCTTCTCTTAATAGGAAAATGTGTCAGCCTCCTTTGGCATTAATTACACAGGTGTAACATTATTACACAATAGCACCTTGTTTAGTTCAAAAGTgatcagtgcaaaaaaaaaaaaaaactgatgatGACAATTGGCAAAATATTAAACTATTATCAATTAGGAACAATCTGTTGTATTTTTAAACTTgcagaaaataattaatatatattctaAGCAGTAAACTTGAGCCAAATACCATTCAGTCTTCTGATTCCAGTGGCCACAACTGCAGCATTGGGGATTTTACAATTAAATGGCTGACTCCTtcaaatcacatcaatcactGCATAAAATGCTTACCTTAATAGGCCCAGTGCTGAAACGGATCTTCCTACTGCCTGGAGGATCATCCTCTGCTGGCAGTCCTGCTACCTCTGTGCAACTAGATTCCGGTTCGTAAGTTTCATCATCGTCAgcctcttcatcctcatcaagCTGACTCCCACCAGAGTCCTCACCTATACCACTATAGGCACTGATGTCTATCAGGTCAGCTTCTGAATAATCCTCCTTCAGGGGCTCATCTTCCGCCGCCTCCTCGTCGTGAGTGGCACTGTCTCCTTGGTTCAGCCTGCGCTCATCTCTCTGCTCAGCAGCCTCATAACTGTTTTCAGCCTCCCCATTCTCAAGGGAAGCGTGAACTTCTGCATGGACCAATCGGCTGCCTACTTCCTGGTTGCTAGCATCGTCCTGCTCTCCAGGTTTGCACTCATCCTCTGTATTAGTTCCTGTGGAGTCTTGAAGTTCCTTAGCGTTTGGCTCTGCAGACAAAACAGACGCTTCATCTGCTGATGGCTTGGTGCTTGTTGAGTTAGCTTGGGATCCTGTTCTTCTTGGACTTCTATGGGCTCCTTCTTGTTCCCTAGACTGCGATTCATTTTCTTGGCTGCCTGCTTGAGGGAATGATTTCACCTTCTTAGGAATGATTTTAGGGCGAGAGGGCATAATTGAGGTTGAAGGCGGCCGATGGAGATTGTTACGCATTTCTGCCTTCTCAAACACGGCACTCAGCTGGCTGACAGTGGGTGACACTGCTTCAACGGGCCCTCCGTCCATGTCCAATCTGTCTAGGGCTTCTGTGCTGCCGTTGAATCGTACAACCACATCCAGACGGCTGTCCGAGAATCCTGAAGCACGCTCCTTTTTCAGGAGGATGCGGTTGGTGGCAGCCTGCTTCTCTTGCAGGTGGCGCTGCTCGAAAATCTTACGTGTCTCCTGCAGCTTAGAGTAGCCAGAAGAAGGTCCATGGCCACCTCCGCCATCAGGCTTTATATCAAAGCGATTCACTCGCTCAGAAACGGTTCCGCCTAGCTTGAGAAGTGCACTGTGGTCTACGTTTTCATTAAGACTGCTGGCTCTTGGCAAGGAAAGTCGCACTGTCTGGTCTTTCATCTTTGAtggatcttcttcttctccaggGGAGCCCATTTGCATGAACATGTTCTTGATGCGATGGACATTAGAGCCGTACCTGCGACCCCGTCCTGTAGGTCTTGACTTTGTCTCTTTGCCATCCTCACCATTTGCAGCATCAGGGTCTTTGACTGGTTTAAGTGACTGGATTCCTGCCTCGTAAGCATTCCTGTGTGGCGATGCGCTCCGAGCTCCGAGTGGGGTGCCTGTGGTGCCGCTGGATGCAGATGGGGGTTCAGTCTTCATCATGATTAATCAAATGATGGCGAAGAGTAGTTGAAACGGCATATCCTCCTCCCTTTACCCCTGGAGGTGAAACCCCATAAGTAGTATtagcaacaaacaaacattaagcAAAGCAGAAATGAACCATTAACATTAGGGCCATTACCATAATATAAAACAGGCACAAGAACCTTTCACACATATGAATgtgacaatattttttataaaatatatgacgGTTGGTAAGTCAGGTGAGTGCAAACGGGGACTAAAATAATAGTCTAAGAAGATGaccattattataattatttgaacAATTCACACAAAGATATAAAGATGGGGGGATCCTTTGGAAGTGCTTACGTTCTTGTTTCCTCTgaattttttgctttgaatgTTTTTAAGTTGGCAATTCTATAATGCAGGTTTCTACAGAAAAATGGTTCTCTCTTTACGATGCCAGATCAATCCTGTTTCTCCCTAAACTGTAAGGGGCGGGGTTAGCATTCATACATTTCCTGTCGATTTCTGTCTGATTTTGTTCCATTGCAAACCTGACAAATTCCAACCACATACCCCTGGTTTAGTTCAAAACATATGAACAGGTTGAAGAAAGCACACACTGTAGAAATCTTATACTAACCTGCTTTAATGCCCAGTGACTAGGGATGATAGGCTGCATCAAAGGCCTagatttttctttgtatatttatGTCCTTGTTTTAAGGAGGGCTTgcagttccttttttttataggtACCTATGCCAGTCACAAACATGAAACCTGTACATTTATGTATATCACACCAGCTGGGACCTACAATTGCATTAAAATAAGATAGTCCTTATGCAGTGCTATATGGATTTTGTGGTTAAGGTGCAGAAAAGATTTTGATTAAAACATGAACGGGTTAGGATCATCTGCTTTCCTTGAGCTATAAGAAACCAATCCTaatgcgctttttttttttagcttgctTGGTGCAGTAGGCTTTGTTATAAACCCTGCTTGTGATGGATGccacaaatttttttaaagcacgtTTTGCTTTAGGTTTCCGCCATTATagctacattttacattatatatatgtatatatgtaaattgCACGCTTGGTGCATTAACTCCAGCATATAGGAATAGCATGCGATTCATTTTGCGGTGTGTCAGCGAACAGCAAGGCTGTCAAAACACGACAGTAGGACCCTGCGGAACGGCGAGGCCCCCTCTCATTGCCTAACACACATCCCAAACCGCAGTACTACCGCACTGAGCCGCATGTCCaaataaaagagcaaaaaaatatatatatacatatttatagaaATGTGCTTTCAAACTGAAATATGTGCATCTGTCATGCGGTTTAGTGGATCGGTATAAGGTTTTGCATGGAGCCTTTGTCTCGCTTACGTCGCTTCCTGCATCTTCTGTCGCCCAAAAAAAATAACGGTTCTCTTTTTCAATCAagaaggacaaaaaaataaaaaaccgcGTGGTGCTACCGTCACTGCCCGGACCCACCTTCGTGTTTTCGTGTTCATCAAAGGTCCGGTGCGTTAAAGTCCGTCCGCTGCCGAGTCCATTGTGTCCGCGAGCCGTTTTCAGCTTGTCGGTTTCCCCCACGAGCGAACAGCAGTGACGCGGGCGCGCGCGCTGCTGTCTCTCCCCGGCTcgcgttcacacacacacacacacacacagagctcagcTCGCAGCCCCGCCCCTCCGCTCGCGCATGGCGGCATCACTGCTTCCATCACATTTTCCTCCTCTGTGGGCCTGAACCCAGACCCAGCGTGCATGCACTCCTCAAAGTGCATAACGCAAATACAGCGGCTCCGTGCAAAAGTCTCTATCCCCATGGTTAGAGTGAAAATACGATCTACTACTAAGTCATTTCTAAATCTACATTAGCATCTGCAGTATGGTTGTTTATGATCCTAAAAAACTGTTTAGGATTGCATTATTTTAGTCATGACATTCAGCAATGAAAGACAGGCAGTGTAAATATGCCTGtctgtctataaataataataaccctAGATAAATATGAGACACAGTTTCTATcgtttgattaattaattgtttaaaaagagaaagagaaaatcatAATTAGTAATAAACATGAGTGTCAAGAGCTATTTtgccaaaaaaatataatagtgTGTAATATTTCAAAATCTTCATGTCTTGTGAAATTGTGAAATTGAGGAGTGAATTCATCAGAATTGATGAAGAAAATCACTGCAGTGGTCGACACTACACCACTGTAGGAGACACACTGACCCATTTTGGCATGACGTGCTTTTCATATGGAAGGGCATTGAGAAGAGCGACACCATGTGACTAGTTGAAGACATGACACCTAGAACATTGAGGAACATCACTGCTACGAGACCAATCAGCTGTTCAGATATATAATGCATTAAATtgaccaccaccatcatcattatcatcaaaaataaaataaaattaaattaaataaaaaaattggctTTCTAATTTAGGaaacaataaaatgcaaaaaaacacaaaaatgcattTGTTGGAATATTGTTAGCTGGGCAAGATTTCATTCACATTTACCACAATCCCATAATTTTGTTGGCTAAATATTTGattgataaaaatgtgcagaatGAGAGCAATACCATTTAAAGGTTAGATACAATGTAAAGACCTACAGAAAACATGCCTGATCGATCGCTTATTATCTGCTAGAAAGGTAATGTGGTACTGCACATTGTATCACACCAAGGTCAATAGAAAAGCAAGCATGTATAAtacttattataatatttattattaatgtcagATTagcaatactactactactaatagtaCATACTAGCATGTGAGTCATGCATATGCTTATATTTTATCAACTGCTTATAAATTGTTGATTGGATGTTCTATTCTATATTTCATGAATCTTTTACAAACTTCAATGAAAATTAAAGAATCATTAAGAGTCTCAATAAGTAGTAAGACCTCCATTTATATTCCTAGAAGGTGCTGATGTACAAATGCAGGTGGTTCATGCAGAAGCAGCTTAATCCTGCTGCACTCCCCTCCTCTCACACATACAGTTTCCATAGCAACCTCTCCTCCTCACTGCCACAATGGTGACCCGGATATTTCACATTCATGGATTCAACCTGCACTGGTAAACAGGCCTTCAATATGGATGTAAGCTTGGTTTGGGAGTTAGTATACCTAAAGGGACATGGGGGTGTGtggaataaaattaatttaatattaaaagtttcatattttcattaggtaaacacaaaatctttattttaacaGGTTAATGGCCTGATTAATAAATGGGCTCTACCTGTATGTATTACATACAGTAAactttacatactgtacacatttcAAGCGagtaacattaacacacacaaacacacataggcAAAGCTcatgcaaacaaaaaagtttgCATACAATAAGTTACAATAGTTAACATTTTGGAAGTAAGGACCTTGtacatacaataataataataataataataataataataataataataataagagcctttcctcttcttcttctttcagctactctcattaggggtcgccacagcaggtCATCTCTCTCCATACTCatctgtcctccacatctgcctctttcataaaaaaactacctgcatgtcttccctcaccccatccataaacctcctctttggccttcctcttttcctccttccttgtggctccatcctcaacattctcctcctctgcacatatccaacttaatcaggcctctctcactttgtccccaaaatgtccaacatgcgcagtccctctaataaacttgtttctattCTTGTCtatcgttgtcactcccaatgaaaatctcagtatcttcagctctgctacctccagcttcacctcctgtcttttagtcaatgccactgtctctaaaccatacaacattgcaagtctcaccacagtcctataaactttccctttaacTCTTGCAGACCCCCTTCCatcactaatcactcctgctatcactcttctccacccactccaccctgcctgcactcttttcttcacttctttaacacactctcctttactttgcactgttgaccccaggtacctaaactaatccaccttctccacctcttctccctgcaaccacacctttcactgccctccctctcattcatacatgtactctgtcttactcctactgactttcattccccatctctccagcacatacctcttcaggctcttcccaacctgctccctactcttgccacaaatcacaatatcatcttctactctttcccatagcttcatggtgtgactgatcaactttattcccctgtagttactgcaggtctgcacacctctcttattcttaaaaatggatccagcacactccttctccattcctcaggcatcctctcaccttccaaaatttagttaaacaatctggtttaaAACTCcattgccatctctcctaatcatctccatgcttctactggtatgtcagcTGGTTCtgccaactttccactcttcatcctcttaatcgctgctttaacctcctccttactaatcctatccacttcctgctacaccatctccacatcatccaaccttctctctctcattttctcattcatcagctgctcaaaatacccCCTTCaacttctcaacacactttcctcacCAATCAACACACTTCCATCTGCATATTTTATTGCTCTATcatgcagcacatccttcccagctcagtccctctgtcTGGTCAATACGTACAAAACTAGTAAGatcctttatttgtcacatatacattacagcacggTGAAATTCTTTAGCTAAAGGAACATCAGGAAAGCATGGAGTCTTAGTCACACCAgcatcagctgcagcagaagcAGATCATACTGTAGAAACAAGTGCGCCTCCATCTGCAAACTGCTATCAGACAGATCTCAAAGTAAACCACAGTTATTGTTTCTCAGCATCTTCCATGGTGAAGAAGTAGGAATTTCTGGTACCCTGCTTATGTCTGTAGTATTAAAGTCTAGAAAGTAAACAATGTAAAAACTTTATGCGACAGTGTTCTCTGTACATTACAGAGAACCCAGTTCTATTACTAAATTATAAACAGACCTTCTTTTGTGCTCCACTTGGTGGTTGGAAAAGCTAGAAGATTTTGATCATACAGAGGACAGAGAATATCGAGAAAAAACTACAATGACTGGCTCTCATATATGATGGCTGCAATCCTTTAAAATCACTATGGTCAAATGACCACATTTTAGTGCAGATTGTTTCAGACTACTCTAGCCTGTATCATGGTTCCATTGTCAACCAGGCCATTGTCCTCTAAATCCAGCTGGACAATCTTTTCAGAGAGAGGAAAACACCACTCAGCACTTATTCAGCCAGTTTTCCTAAACCCACTGAATTGGGAAGAACTCGGTTTTTGTGTAAGCATTAATAAAACCCTTGCTTATATTGCAAAGATTCTAATCATCTCTATTGCAGTTGTGGAGCTAATACAAAGATATATAAATGCAATCCTGAATGAAATGCTGTTTTcttcaaataaatgattttatcCTTATAGATTAGCATCAGTAAGAAGCCTTGATGAGGAATAATGATTTCTCATTTCACTATTAAGAGATCAATACAGAGATTACAGATTACAGATTACAGAACTTTGTGGGATTCAGCCACCTCTGATGATAGAACTCCCTTTGCTTGCTTTCCATTATCGCCGGATCTTCTGGACTCCTGGATATTGATGCAATGAGGGATTACATCCAGGAAAAGGTATGGCACAATATCACATTTTTCCTATCATCAAACTCAACAGGGTTTTTACTCTGTTGTGAAGAGAAATTCTGATCTGCCTTTGCATTGTCAAGCATCTTGCCAATGTTGGAATTGTTGCCTCACTGCTGAATATCAGaagaacatacattttttataaatgtctaCGAAGGAACTGAATAGAAGATGGCCTTCTCCACCACCCTGGACAATGCCACTTTTGTCTTGCAGGTCCTTGCCAACAAAGTCCTCACTGGCATTCTCTGTTGTTTTATTATAGTCTACAGCAATATTCACCTGTGCTTAATATACTAGAATGACTAGAAGCCATCAGGAATAACACCCCTCCAATGTGTCCTTAGTTAACAACCTTTTCACTTTCCCAGACCTGCCTGAAGTTTTAATGCACAtatgctgtttctgtttcagttttgTTTACTCTGTCTCATGCTGTGttcattgtttttgtgttgtaaaCCAATTATCAGCCTTGATTATGTCTGGTTAGTCTCTCTTAagctttgcctttttttgtgtgtttacagtgctCACATTTGCAGTTGTGGAAGCAGATGGTGAGAGAAATTCTTTTAGtttgaaaataatgaaacatttttttaaggcaACATGAAAATTGGGTTCTTATGATGATGGGTTCTTTTGATGACATCAGGTTCTAATGATGATGTGGGTTCGTCTTGGGAATTATTACCACTGAAATTAATTGCAATTACTTGATTTTTTCACTCAAACAACTAATAAACATGTACTCGgacaatatttttcattttctttcttaaaattattttcaacAAGGCCTAAAAAAGATTGAAAGTTCTttcttaaaaatgaaaaaaattaaatgctcaTTCTacatatatagttatatactttatattgtaAACAATCTGTAATCATtgtcaaataattatttaaaatcccTGTACCCATTCAGAGAAAAATTCAgctctcaataaaaaaaaaaaaacaacaacacaagaGTCAAGCACTCGAAACGATGGCATTATATGCAAAAAGAATGGCTAAAAATTTGCCATGGTGAAATCAATTAGAGCAAACTTCACATTCTTGGTCCTCAATCCATGTGTAAGATCTGTACATCAGGCTGCAGTTCATTTGCACATAAAACGTCAAAACAGAGTTATATTTAACAGGGttaaaaatgtgatctcagtgtAGCCTAGTTTAAGTATGTTATGagctgctgatctcctggaaTTTTACATATGACAAAGTGAGCCACAAGTCTGCAAGTGGAAATACTTTGTTGTTGAGAGATGTCAGAGAAGAATTCTCAGAAGAGAAGAAGGTGAAGCCTCAGAGTTCCAAGAGTAAATGATTAAATTATACAACCCGAGTTTTAAAACAGTTGGGAagctgtgtaaaatataaataaaaacaaaatgcactgattttaaaatctcaaatcttaaaccatattttattcacagaatagcatagaaataaatgtttcaaatgagaaaatgtaaaattcttaagaaaaaataaggtaattttgacatttcaaaaaaattgggacaagGTCATGTTTGcgactgtgtactgtgtatgtgtatgtgtgtccacACTTCTTTTAATAGCAGTCTGTAAACATCTGCTAGTGGATGAGACCAGTAGCTAGAAAttgggaaaaatatttttttgtttttttatgtctgaTACAGGTTTTTAGCTGCTTAACAGTCCTGTGTCTTATTTGctgtattatttgtttaatgataAGCCTTCAAAGGTTTTAAGGTCTAGACTGCATGGAGGCCTGTTCAAACTCTGACTCTTTTCAATACTGATTTTTATCCATGTTTTTTATGTAAAGAGATTTCTTCAGATTTTTGGattattttgatgatattatgtactgaaGATGACGAAATATTCTTTGCAATTTTTTGTTGACA
Coding sequences within:
- the ppp1r9ba gene encoding neurabin-2 — its product is MMKTEPPSASSGTTGTPLGARSASPHRNAYEAGIQSLKPVKDPDAANGEDGKETKSRPTGRGRRYGSNVHRIKNMFMQMGSPGEEEDPSKMKDQTVRLSLPRASSLNENVDHSALLKLGGTVSERVNRFDIKPDGGGGHGPSSGYSKLQETRKIFEQRHLQEKQAATNRILLKKERASGFSDSRLDVVVRFNGSTEALDRLDMDGGPVEAVSPTVSQLSAVFEKAEMRNNLHRPPSTSIMPSRPKIIPKKVKSFPQAGSQENESQSREQEGAHRSPRRTGSQANSTSTKPSADEASVLSAEPNAKELQDSTGTNTEDECKPGEQDDASNQEVGSRLVHAEVHASLENGEAENSYEAAEQRDERRLNQGDSATHDEEAAEDEPLKEDYSEADLIDISAYSGIGEDSGGSQLDEDEEADDDETYEPESSCTEVAGLPAEDDPPGSRKIRFSTGPIKVFTTYSNEDYDRRNDDVDPMAASAEYELEKRVERLDLFPVELEKDGDGLGISIIGMGAGADMGLEKLGIFVKTVTEGGAAHRDGRIQVNDLIVEVDGTSLVGVTQNFAASVLRNTTGTVKFIIGREKPGEQSEVAQLIQQTLEQERWQREMMEQRYNQYMEEDEEGGEYGTDEDEEMSPMFPNAIEVFDLAESEDMLSPVEMDPEKLTHKFKELQIKHAVTQAEIQQLKRKLAHAEQEKLRWRMEKAQLEQTVRETKERMEKLEGYWMEAQSLCQAVDEHLKETQAQYQTLERKYSKAKRLIKEYQQKEIEYLKRETAQRRAQEESEVGHKEETDSLQEKITDLETKVGALKSSEPS